One Capra hircus breed San Clemente chromosome 27, ASM170441v1, whole genome shotgun sequence DNA window includes the following coding sequences:
- the TEX15 gene encoding LOW QUALITY PROTEIN: testis-expressed sequence 15 protein (The sequence of the model RefSeq protein was modified relative to this genomic sequence to represent the inferred CDS: inserted 1 base in 1 codon; substituted 1 base at 1 genomic stop codon) yields the protein MEYNSAECRDTSQLLACDSGYSFIPSNTRESVNNSDLLNLTYLKAILSSLAAAFPLHNNTDSSTVITSKLIKDPRLMKREESMGKDNTVTGLSEILPFEKSLDFVNSEINLPSMPANPASTSEGMPGDQTITNGLDASCFRISLDDSQTQAHNLGSKTYDCTALSKITMAGQCENQDDFSFPMFLSNVVSEAEIQKHKEGKAQRSQQRDTIPFLTDESSESHDSCESVDICTDKYSGPISPESQFSNCKTVYETGHQMSTLFPLQSEESIHEYIQNTGKMRNFTEPEDNAKREEKQSLWKGSDHSFTNKRKIGPIDNYISLNQDNKENESLDYLQENCDQILITQGLEKTKSLPFTTEEKYELGHLALEIQNNLTPRVEKLPQKPPKNSLECKDNIHTNFAISQKLMELKLEKPDQNCVSIMADAFQDAEDIPQTTQLPAVTSCHDIKTAHDANCSIASERLCVQRRNEYDPVSLGNIQRDCKETPLINNEGQHHTQFCITQLNNDVHLNTDFREQRDNDKESQNEAEMENIASSIENNIGNIYGDEKQSFQTHKTKFFTNIGERRVNKDDDSIEILSSEEFSTAFNLTSGKKHVCTESTSLENEDPITAMKEKDIQNTERTGEHLISTAFLQSASSSVHVASHAAAEIADAAMPVVSTNPEDHQRAQFNETCSESTDFGLLSKLKVSASEINTDENQFHNSFYQTVSDNSVVQSFILGNETEVGSEESDDAFPVSIPQDTHSHGNVPYEEFEDSYEALKSRIDWEGLLGSSNGEMEVLKTTTRGENWDQHCSEEQSCDFSSTQDNEAELVEPILLPDLQVTITNTFVKGFSPTVESLASKDDFCKYVTEEEEEEEEVPEFEIHSQCSAENSDHPSENEFGNIRQESGLASKSETSLSFDLSHNMHENHMSEKQNRPLLTEPSDGTTVNKENRCSLTKSKTSGNDTRSEKETGSRISKRKPHTPFRDQKIPDKNLRHHEICEKRRKLTSQDSLECFFLLSQERIKTFSQSEKHIGSVLDILNREASLCKSKCLSRKLDRAILHLKEAHRRVHTSLQLITKVGEKRGGPLPRAYAVICNSFWESCDLQGYSSVSERRYHSTKHFLSKRKYNIPGENRTLGFEADTHVSKHKLYRTNRERLTECLSENVSGVSSSHTTIHMREYCDQVCPESQLALCSVSQSTSQSAXTNSSVRNSKSSKLQPFSRKTGCLFSPDCPDEKLTKKEHRTDTEFSSNISKCEKLENHSALDNSKYTTKVNNSETKETISERNLMSLSCIKENNISFSVDQNNDATCTAHTKVETDTVISVLESKVKRFFDIDIYRPNNLILSGYKGNLEVNFPLEKWTTAKESSKPGIITGNFLMDPLSQTLITSKKSNSIPQSLSPAPATDSEGESSKSSVATQSITAVDFPGVSTIAPHCLQGCGGNKLQKTEYCSSSKCVHINGNEADAENSEVTVASETEESKDSAMKKVFPDDSFLLVKDNIKGSSFQEGIGEKDIQDRKMWKDKQAEKGKDSVHMNVTKGSRVKTEYKDQKNNISEGSSCLSEKTMQNNLIDSHVQIKKATEAVSLRNIASNQLNKRKKEEGRVSQDSQCDSSLHSEVACDSKPGITGRNHMPHLRGQSEPSKVSPPPPKKSTSYMNEFKEKHCSSNNLAPTVKLTQILRRADETSSVQILQEESEVCQNILPLFVEAFERKQKCSFKQILISRDLLVEENLWSNCRHRLKPCAVDSLVELQMMMETIQFIENKKRLLGGEPTFRSLLWYDETLYSELLGRPRGFQQQSNFYPAFQGRLKYNAFSELQSYHGQLIELFEETKRGNNSYYAYLKYKRQIDECEAVMKQCSDCFDFSLSVPFTCGVNFGDSLGDLETLRKSTLSLISMYGDCPQIDSCPGKQDHLWIIIEMISSKVNFIKSNEAVNIKIALYGLEHIFFDASKSLVWEEKKQSFCKNYSERNKEILLRMNQCAVSKLQKIYDTLSKDLSIEQISTIGLENSVIASIKSNAVVNKATISIENSRLNGTLPSHPDICCVSEILDQAEFADVKKLQELTLRCTDDLEIFKKCFQLLQEDNIDDIFITEENSLYMMKNYSHKAVILKPAAIETYIEIVMLSETIHFLKNSVAKKLDKQRFRSMLWFDMSLLPELVHCQEKMTSFSFLKGNPTDCLWKVIETSISELKKDLDIIYKYNEAVNSSYAVRLLSRELEELSEIKNLVKKSEYSISTYINFVPCIASINYGTSVTELEYNYSQFSTLLRSIIATPRKDVGKMVHTMKVMKMIEHMKIICVKNAQLTISFILCQMLHNRKTFQPKRKKNASSHINRRKSIRKSSTCGKVSLVSEYIIKNVSNSSKKRPLTVDKCGDSQEQEKDTAVPSCKKQKVGMKHVTEIKREKSPFEHARTMSYSESENEIRPDSSDSLERSHVSPKQVETQRSVPLMSLKDSEDEIDLTNISFATSEDFTRQQGKLSSTKKRNRNFSAAQAKSEKKTCSPLAIFDQKSIDNTFSKDQEMPPQKFLXNPPDTAEKSCPSDIKPGTDASLLLNASEPSFCFVSDSHATLEMTDFEPQDNEILNSSINYTCTSSPEPMHIQNKIPVVQINKARPAKTESKEKYMKDTLNFSTIPVEASENITLNVNQTVEYSLSEQQNLQVLAQNAATYLSEIPQSACNAEYDSLSGYSLETSYPYCSWCVYRYSSSSDSSITQTYQGAAFCEEQPPPSGVLTAVTSNIQNTPSHLLSSQYFEYFAGEPQANDLVPVSDYFPPQTPVNNFQQPVFSQYTPHQPFTPYPSSPDLDALLEVPWTYDPCHEEPFEPGQ from the exons ATGGAGTACAATTCAGCAGAATGCAGAGACACGTCTCAATTACTTGCATGTGATTCAGGCTATTCATTTATTCCCAGTAATACCAGAGAAAGTGTTAACAATAGTGACCTCCTAAATTTGACATATCTTAAAGCTATTTTAAGTAGTCTTGCTGCTGCTTTTCCCCTTCATAACAATACTGACTCAAGCACAGTTATCACTTCAAAACTCATCAAAGACCCAAGACTgatgaagagagaagaaagcatgGGAAAAGATAATACTGTTACAGGTTTAAGTGAGATTTTGCCATTTGAGAAGAGTTTAGATTTTGTTAATTCAGAAATAAACTTGCCATCTATGCCAGCTAATCCTGCCTCCACATCTGAAGGCATGCCTGGTGATCAGACTATTACTAATGGTTTGGATGCCTCTTGCTTCAGAATTTCTTTGGATGATTCACAAACCCAGGCTCACAACCTGGGCTCTAAGACCTATGATTGTACAGCTCTCAGTAAAATTACCATGGCAGGGCAATGTGAGAACCAGGATGATTTTTCCTTCCCAATGTTTTTGTCAAATGTAGTTTCAGAAGCGGAAATCCAAAAACACAAGGAAGGAAAAGCTCAGAGATCCCAGCAGAGAGACACCATCCCATTTTTAACTGACGAAAGCAGTGAGTCACATGACTCTTGTGAATCAGTGGATATTTGTACAGACAAGTACAGTGGTCCCATCTCTCCAGAATCACAGTTTTCTAATTGTAAAACTGTATATGAGACTGGTCACCAAATGTCTACACTTTTCCCACTCCAAAGTGAAGAAAGCATACATGAGTACATTCAAAATACTGGAAAGATGAGAAACTTCACTGAGCCAGAAGACAATGCCAAACGTGAAGAAAAGCAAAGTCTGTGGAAAGGAAGTGATCATTCTTTtactaataaaagaaaaatcgGTCCAATAGACAATTACATTTCTTTGAACCAAGACAACAAAGAGAATGAGAGTCTTGATTATTTGCAGGAAAATTGTGATCAAATATTAATTACTCAAGGgttagaaaaaacaaaatctttgccATTTACCACAGAGGAGAAATATGAGCTAGGTCACCTAGCATTGGAAATACAAAACAATCTTACTCCAAGAGTGGAGAAACTTCCACAGAAGCCTCCTAAGAACTCTTTAGAGTGTAAAGATAACATTCATACAAATTTTGCCATTTCTCAAAAACTAATGGAGCTAAAATTGGAAAAACCAGATCAAAACTGTGTTAGCATTATGGCTGATGCTTTCCAGGATGCAGAAGACATTCCCCAGACCACACAGCTGCCAGCTGTCACGTCATGTCATGATATTAAAACAGCTCATGATGCAAATTGCAGCATAGCTAGTGAACGTCTGTGTGTTCAGAGGAGAAATGAATATGATCCAGTGTCCCTAGGAAACATTCAAAGAGACTGCAAAGAAACTCCTCTAATTAACAATGAAGGTCAGCATCATACTCAGTTCTGTATTACACAATTGAACAATGATGTGCACCTGAATACTGATTTCAGAGAACAAAGAGATAATGATAAAGAAAGCCAGAATGAGGCTGAAATGGAGAACATTGCTTCATCTATAGAAAACAACATAGGGAATATATATGGAGATGAGAAGCAGAGTTTTCAGacacacaaaacaaaattttttaccAACATAGGTGAAAGGAGGGTGAATAAAGATGATGATAGCATTGAAATTTTGAGTTCTGAAGAATTTTCTACTGCTTTTAACTTAACTAGTGGAAAAAAACATGTATGCACTGAGTCTACAtcattagaaaatgaagatcccaTTACCgccatgaaagaaaaagatattcaaAATACTGAAAGGACTGGAGAGCATTTGATTTCCACAGCATTTCTTCAAAGTGCAAGTTCTTCAGTACATGTAGcctcacatgctgcagctgagaTAGCCGATGCTGCAATGCCTGTGGTAAGCACAAATCCTGAAGATCACCAAAGAGCCCAGTTTAACGAAACTTGTTCTGAGAGTACAGATTTTGGTTTGTTAAGCAAACTTAAGGTTTCTGCTTCTGAAATAAATACAGATGAAAATCAATTCCACAACTCATTTTATCAAACAGTAAGTGACAACTCAGTTGTTCAAAGTTTCATATTGGGTAATGAAACTGAAGTAGGATCAGAAGAGAGTGATGATGCTTTTCCTGTGAGTATTCCACAGGATACTCATAGCCATGGAAATGTACCTTATGAAGAATTCGAGGACTCCTATGAGGCTCTGAAGTCTCGCATCGATTGGGAAGGTCTGTTGGGAAGCAGTAATGGGGAGATGGAAGTTTTGAAAACCACCACAAGAGGTGAGAATTGGGACCAGCATTGCTCTGAGGAACAGAGCTGTGATTTTTCCTCTACACAAGATAATGAAGCAGAGCTTGTCGAACCAATTTTACTTCCTGATCTGCAAGTTACGATTACTAATACATTTGTGAAAGGATTCAGTCCTACTGTTGAGTCCCTTGCATCGAAAGATGATTTCTGCAAATATGTAACTGAA gaggaggaagaggaagaagaagttcCAGAATTTGAAATTCATTCTCAGTGTTCTGCTGAAAATTCAGATCATCCCTCTGAAAATGAATTTGGTAATATAAGGCAAGAATCTGGACTAGCAAGTAAATCTGAAACCTCACTTTCTTTTGACTTGAGTCATAATATGCATGAGAATCACatgtctgaaaaacaaaacagaccttTGCTAACTGAACCTTCTGATGGCACAACAGTAAATAAGGAAAACAGATGTTCCCTGACAAAGTCAAAAACCAGTGGTAATGATACTAGAAGTGAAAAGGAGACAGGATCAAGAATTAGCAAAAGAAAGCCCCATACACCTTTCAGGGACCAGAAGATACCAGATAAAAATTTAAGACATCACGAAATTTGTGAGAAGAGGAGAAAGCTAACAAGTCAAGACTCATTGGaatgtttttttttgttatcCCAAGAACGAATTAAAACCTTTTCACAGTCAGAAAAACACATTGGGAGTGTCCTGGATATTCTAAATAGAGAAGCATCTTTATGCAAAAGCAAATGTCTTTCCAGAAAACTTGACAGAGCCATTCTTCACTTAAAAGAAGCTCACAGAAGAGTTCACACGTCTTTGCAGCTGATAACTAAAGTGGGAGAAAAAAGAGGGGGCCCTTTACCAAGAGCATATGCAGTAATATGCAATAGTTTCTGGGAAAGTTGTGACCTTCAAGGTTATAGTTCTGTGTCTGAAAGAAGGTATCATTCCACTAAACATTTTCtgtcaaaaagaaaatacaatataCCTGGAGAGAATAGAACTTTGGGATTTGAAGCTGATACTCATGTATCAAAGCACAAGTTGTATAGAACAAATAGAGAGAGACTCACAGAGTGCCTTTCTGAAAATGTGTCCGGTGTCTCCAGTAGTCACACCACAATTCACATGAGAGAATATTGTGATCAAGTGTGTCCGGAATCACAGTTAGCCCTGTGCTCCGTGTCTCAAAGTACAAGTCAGTCGG TAACTAATAGCAGTGTGAGAAATTCCAAGTCATCAAAACTTCAGCCTTTTTCTAGAAAAACTGGATGTCTCTTTTCCCCAGACTGCCCAGATGAGAAACTAACTAAAAAAGAACATCGAACTGATACAGAGTTTTCATCTAACATTAGTAAATGTGAAAAACTTGAGAACCATTCAGCACTTGATAATAGTAAGTATACAACAAAAGTAAACAATTCTGAGACTAAAGAAACAATAAGTGAAAGGAATTTGATGTCTTTAAGTTgcataaaagaaaacaacataagTTTTAGTGTAGACCAAAATAATGATGCAACTTGTACAGCCCATACAAAAGTGGAAACTGACACAGTTATTTCCGTCTTGGAATCAAAGGTGAAGCGTTTTTTTGACATTGATATCTACAGACCAAATAACCTTATTTTATCTGGTTATAAAGGAAACCTGGAGGTAAATTTTCCTTTAGAAAAATGGACAACTGCTAAGGAGAGCTCCAAACCAGGCATTATTACAGGAAACTTCCTTATGGATCCATTAAGTCAAACTCTGATAACAAGCAAAAAGTCTAACAGTATTCCTCAATCGTTATCACCCGCTCCAGCGACAGACAGTGAGGGAGAATCTTCGAAGTCTTCCGTGGCTACACAGAGCATTACTGCTGTAGATTTTCCAGGAGTGTCTACCATTGCACCACACTGTCTGCAAGGATGTGGTGGAAACAAACTTCAAAAGACAGAATATTGCTCTTCAAGTAAATGTGTTCATATCAATGGGAATGAAGCAGATGCTGAGAATTCTGAGGTGACTGTCGCAtcagaaactgaagaaagtaaagaCAGTGCGATGAAGAAAGTATTTCCCGATGATAGTTTTCTGCTCGTAAAAGATAACATAAAGGGCTCTTCTTTCCAAGAAGGTATTGGAGAGAAAGACATTCAGGACAGAAAAATGTGGAAAGATAAacaggcagaaaaaggaaaggattCAGTTCACATGAACGTGACTAAAGGATCACGTGTTAAGACTGAGTACAAAGATCAAAAGAATAATATATCAGAAGGCTCCTCCTGCTTAAGTGAGAAGACGATGCAAAATAACTTGATTGATTCTCATGTACAGATTAAAAAGGCTACAGAGGCAGTCTCTTTGAGAAATATTGCTTCTAATCAGCTTAacaaaaggaagaaggaggagggaagagttAGCCAAGACTCTCAGTGTGACTCCTCATTGCATTCAGAAGTAGCCTGTGACTCCAAACCAGGCATTACAGGAAGGAATCATATGCCTCATCTGCGTGGCCAGTCTGAACCCTCCAaagtctctcctcctcctccaaagAAGTCTACGTCATACATGAATGAATTCAAAGAAAAACATTGTTCAAGTAATAATTTGGCTCCTACAGTTAAGCTCACTCAAATTTTAAGGAGGGCAGATGAAACGTCATCTGTACAGATTCTGcaggaagaaagtgaagtttgTCAAAATATTCTTCCTTTGTTTGTTGAagcttttgaaagaaaacaaaaatgttcatttaaaCAAATCTTGATTTCAAGAGACCTGTTGGTAGAAGAAAACCTGTGGAGTAACTGCAGACACAGATTAAAACCATGTGCTGTTGACTCCTTGGTAGAACTCCAAATGATGATGGAAACTATTCAAttcattgaaaacaaaaaaaggctCCTGGGAGGTGAACCAACATTCCGGAGCTTGCTCTGGTATGATGAGACACTGTACAGTGAGCTGCTTGGCAGACCACGTGGATTTCAGCAACAATCCAATTTCTATCCGGCTTTTCAAGGCAGATTAAAATATAATGCCTTCTCTGAGCTGCAAAGCTATCATGGTCAATTAATTGAACTGTTTGAAGAAACCAAAAGGGGAAACAATTCATACTACGCATACTTAAAATACAAGCGACAAATTGATGAATGTGAAGCAGTAATGAAGCAGTGTTCAGATtgctttgacttttctctttctgtgccaTTTACCTGTGGAGTTAACTTTGGAGATAGTTTAGGAGACCTAGAAACCTTGAGGAAAAGTACATTAAGCCTGATCAGTATGTATGGGGACTGTCCCCAAATTGATTCCTGTCCAGGGAAACAAGACCATCTGTGGATTATCATAGAAATGATCTCCTCAAAAGTTAATTTTATCAAGAGCAATGAGGcagtaaatattaaaatagctCTTTATGGTCTGGAACATATCTTTTTTGATGCTTCAAAAAGTCTTGtttgggaagaaaagaaacagtctttctgcaaaaattactcagaaaggaacaaagaaataCTACTTAGAATGAATCAATGTGCAGTTTCTAAGTTGCAGAAGATATATGATACATTGTCTAAAGATTTAAGCATTGAACAAATTTCCACTATTGGACTTGAGAATTCAGTGATTGCTTCGATAAAGTCAAATGCTGTAGTAAACAAAGCAACAATTAGCATAGAAAACTCTAGGCTTAATGGTACTTTGCCTTCACATCCAGATATCTGTTGTGTTAGTGAAATATTGGATCAAGCTGAATTTGCAGATGTGAAAAAATTACAGGAACTCACTTTGAGATGTACCGATgacttagaaatttttaaaaaatgttttcagttgcTGCAAGAAGACAACATAGATGATATTTTTATCACCGAAGAAAATAGTTTGTACATGATGAAAAACTACAGCCATAAGGCAGTAATTTTAAAACCTGCGGCCATTGAAACCTATATTGAAATCGTCATGCTCTCAGAAacaattcattttcttaaaaattcagtGGCAAAGAAACTAGACAAGCAGAGGTTTCGAAGTATGCTTTGGTTTGATATGTCACTTCTTCCTGAACTGGTTCACTGCCAAGAAAAAATgacttctttctcatttctaaaaggTAATCCAACAGATTGTCTTTGGAAGGTGATAGAGACTTCTATTTCTGAACTTAAGAAAGATCTGGATATTATCTACAAATATAATGAAGCTGTTAACAGCTCCTATGCTGTTCGTTTGCTGTCAAGAGAACTTGAAgaactttcagaaataaaaaacctTGTTAAGAAATCGGAGTATTCCATTTCCACATACATCAACTTTGTGCCATGTATAGCATCCATAAATTACGGAACCTCTGTGACAGAATTAGAATACAACTACAGTCAGTTTTCCACACTGCTTAGAAGTATAATAGCCACCCCTCGGAAGGATGTAGGGAAAATGGTCCATACTATGAAAGTCATGAAAATGATTGAACATATGAAGATAATATGTGTTAAAAATGCTCAGTTAACCATTTCCTTTATCCTATGCCAAATGCTACACAACAGAAAGACTTTCcaaccaaagagaaagaaaaatgcgaGCAGTCATATAAATCGTAGGAAGAGTATCAGAAAGTCCAGTACCTGTGGGAAGGTGTCTTTAGTTTCAGAGTACataattaaaaatgtttcaaattccTCTAAAAAACGACCTCTCACTGTAGACAAATGTGGAGACTCTCAGGAACAAGAGAAGGATACTGCTGTTCCCAGTTGTAAAAAACAAAAG GTTGGCATGAAACATGTcacagaaatcaaaagagaaaagtcaCCATTCGAGCATGCAAG GACTATGAGctattctgaaagtgaaaatgaaataagaCCAGATTCATCTGACAGTCTGGAAAGAAGCCATGTCTCTCCAAAACAAGTTGAAACTCAAAGATCAGTACCTTTAATGAGCCTGAAAGATTCAGAAGATGAAATAGATTTAACTAATATTTCATTTGCTACTTCAGAAGATTTCACCAGACAACAAGGGAAATTAAGTagcacaaagaaaagaaatagaaattttagtGCTGCTCAAGCAAAAAGTGAGAAGAAAACTTGTTCTCCTTTGGCAATTTTTGACCAAAAAAGTATAGATAACACATTTTCAAAAGACCAGGAGATGCCTCCacagaaatttctttaaaatcccCCAGATACTGCAGAGAAATCCTGCCCCTCAGACATAAAACCAGGAACTGATGCTTCTCTTTTGCTGAATGCATCAGAACCtagtttctgttttgtgagtGATAGCCATGCCACTTTAGAAATGACTGACTTTGAACCTCaagataatgaaatattaaattcATCCATTAATTATACATGCACCAGTTCTCCAGAACCCATGCATATCCAGAACAAAATTCCTGTTGTGCAAATAAATAAAGCACGACCTGCAAAAACTgagtcaaaagaaaaatacatgaagGATACATTGAATTTCAGTACTATACCTGTAGAAGCCTCTGAGAACATCACCCTTAATGTGAATCAAACAGTAGAATACTCTTTGTCTGAACAACAGAATTTGCAAGTCTTAGCTCAGAATGCTGCCACATACTTGAGTGAAATTCCACAGTCTGCATGTAACGCAGAGTATGACTCTCTTTCTGGGTACTCACTTGAAACTTCATATCCTTACTGTTCTTGGTGTGTTTATCgttacagcagcagcagtgacagtTCCATCACTCAGACATACCAGGGAGCAGCATTCTGTGAAGAACAGCCACCTCCTTCTGGGGTGTTGACTGCAGTTACAAGCAATATTCAGAATACCCCTTCTCATCTTTTGTCCTCTCAATATTTTGAATACTTTGCTGGGGAACCACAAGCAAATGACTTAGTGCCAGTGAGTGACTATTTTCCACCTCAAACGCCTGTTAACAACTTTCAGCAGCCAGTGTTTTCACAGTATACTCCCCATCAACCATTCACTCCATACCCTTCCTCTCCTGATTTGGATGCGCTTCTAGAAGTTCCTTGGA